The proteins below come from a single Drosophila busckii strain San Diego stock center, stock number 13000-0081.31 chromosome X, ASM1175060v1, whole genome shotgun sequence genomic window:
- the LOC108605294 gene encoding mucin-5AC isoform X6, which yields MELECDLAGIQNEELLRKMWQQSEDSERKKQIRSQLYKLRETRLRNLYRHEPDSIALTIAMSEPNGNTMSGFAKDPLATSHGDALLDQNFQSLKSKEVRDSISPTHEIKFHSMTLTQPNTTGWDVQTLSEVSPDGRAYRTETLAKTDGVEKLNGGGIAEFKGRNEQLSSASHEGDDKNFVKKAAESSKTQLQEKVVFGDEQNGRTEIKKSSTSTSTSKFVSSSSSTMEFDDQPRPQRLMDAQSVQREQQHHEHQQRLEQQRYEQEQRLQEQRHQQLVQEQVLREQQQRHHQEQVQREQREQREERYTENQTRNVETQQHYEENKRYVDMDKASPEYQRHVQHLMAQPGEIISNTVEYPKPNVKMITTVKRLPDGTIVKNKRYETEQVQQPAVNERQTHTQSQTQTHSQNQALRQRTQDVLDNVEQVQREQREHATNVKQESFVKKSSRRYSTETTSETVEQQYDERPDFGTHGFPSVKSHKPTQEFPSQRAGTPTSPRQPSQDFGTPTSPRQPSQDFSTHGFPSVKPHKPTQEFANQRAASEEHVVIKSERQVKQTSSSTTQQHEVETDYDARPAAGKPSWQQRPVQEQEQPRRQHVETHHEHHVTHESRPAAGKPSWEQSSPRRTVAPTMHSSPRQQQPDQTDNKRRSQSPHKPMERLVQTHVERKPASKSPTSKSPTRKITSSTTSNNTTTSSSSSMTRRQLQKEREVDAAHRAFAASLRSSSPAESTTSNGSQRRDSGQHHHHHPHQHSEPRHTPRSSISSHRTYRAGSHDSHAPSESSRISSTTVTRSTAASPTSTTATKCVGKTVVTKQQQQHSVANKQRQVKTTNDTNDLMPQPLPASTTTKANNNNTAAAAATTTSTTTTTKHSSEPQSSTKTTVISSTTTTTSELPTDNQSQYTYATTKPDDIFSLPTTTTINNNEPLLNTTTTTTTTNTNATSNSNAQPHNNKNVDNNNSELLTKTKHSINAASTKINNTPTTIAAAIVEPPCVRKSYYKLGPSDQQAADSSISSVAEAPIEATAASVATSKKPSSPAPKRTTSNHSKPQTPVHIYNTDDDDGDQDADQDKPTPARRSSKSPSIERHTVHRETAFETVKQREPLEEDLLNIVDQIQIDESELLIKRKPQQPARQSPEKEQPTSYKPQQPTRSSPEKTTLQELPAGPATKPKQAPRHSPEKQTVPTSFINKPRQSPERQEIPRQSPEKQTVPTKFNDKPRQSPEKEQFPRQSPVKEQPAAWQPQQPARQPTAEEPEWPRQSPEWELPAKSKQTPRQSAEKQLPESKDKPRQSPEKTLKPTPAVSEPTTHVTEDAFFRSTLNQKVTNTTKNINETFITNERQPTAEPTKPSNVDVHDKPETPELPDGGFISKSPEPVDNQPCYRKKGLTRRETFEDRCRKILGMEEDGDTQGNFTQKTNDDDDDDDDEKTTDDEVEQTTTTIETFEVKIEDCPDDDDDEDKPTRVTETFVITKPVIKVEPERSEVHITESDEFESTTKNTTKKQVVQPKVEQQPREEAQKPWQPKDDAELIIVETTNITKQPRGPKSTSPQRKTSLPKSPTRQTDQTIHYVTEKIIDCQDKNVSPSKQPLKPDVEAKSSVKPKTTETPKSTTTERRNSRTSTAATKTKPNNKDSPVKSPRKESLPRTSNKRDSLLEETTTTTTTTTTTNKRNSLPKQRKPNDSSPSHIKERLRSSARKPKQPQADQVDAESSSSDTSPTRAPSDLSRRRSSNISVHTEIIIDHATPKTPSPRSERKQPQQPQVSPQARRQLPVTERKESAPVPRVTRRDKDKVTRSTSEHVIKLVNGKPAPEMSTLRPNPSTRSNKCFTSKSIKLSEQLLNSEDVIIDIQQAKSSREPSPDRIVPTPVTSELDAGHKPRYPDVVQEPEDEPRRPPVITNIPIFEEQSNSFVGCTISELRSHANGIDVEVLDNPTVEAPQSLDYQQPASISHSVPVDECLLSVHEKVNKFTQDAELIKQPKSSAPFSRQFDEHAQVSASDECLLSINQKVDKFLKSAETVTKPITPTRDIQRPSFEQLPEELRQDDCTLSVSQKVHKFIDTADKLAPSAPQKSPRLVANIERHISRQSEPELDQESEPEQPMYSEPEEDDLLPMSKQHTTAIELKRQKDILNRPSVFNQRKPSLPKTKTMSSTTLINEERKSYRQQPGSANPTTTTRKPKDSTDAQPTQRGEAISEQQWVLSVDVDELKETKSKSPQAKPSKVKPADVDEVNPKSKSPLSSRKQPKTSSEHEELPQLESTFTTRTTTTKSKSPLNARKQPKTQPSDEEPARSPTSKSKSPLTNRKPIKPSLELAPSDEEFEQLESTYTTRTTTTKSKSPLSPNKTQPSDEEPTFIAGRKTKSPMSPTKTQPSDEESTFSRRTKSKSPSKQPQTHPSDEESTFSRRTKSRSPQRNQPKPSKTPEATHPSDEEFEQLETSFITRTTTNKSKLVRSPQAPSEEEETPELNNSTTRRSSNKLKSATNVKSTHTKTSVVKKQDVDVNTYNSRSSTTPQSKSLSSPKSPHNNSTTTTTTTTMSKTSTEHSIKPTNPKTHSSYAPDTDKCVETVLERKSPSSSSRAAPAAARSVASRRHMFEQPATAAPTAAPANDSSSPSRRPSYMDHTKCSLEHMRRDSLELNKTHYTRKNSLEDDANCEPRNPNAAVKFDVPRRSSNSNSNNNNNSSSIDADTDIEQIFDLVQLEQLLETVSSYELRRRIRAQIRLIKKNMLNAGTTTTTTTTTTTTMRSSNSSTPARQATPVGRRAEQVDTGKPPVKPRERSASPAAAKRRSSNTPTKASDKPSTGSPIWTDRSKVLRASSGSVSPTPRKASNTSTSTSSSSSTKLTRSSNSNSSSSSTKTITKSSSKPREEDCITSSYGVGPTDEHGLPLFGIRALKKKTTPAANCETKQEVTGYVIEEQFYAADNATPRHERKELIYSSNPEQLLSLQQQLQQTDSSSNNTTLQREFKQIDAADAISTPEVTNYVRRGSVKELSERFIRKESNASSTSSSQRQDEPETEDSESTEVCSVIEVEPQLRQHTSSTTSTSTRTSSRANNTRSFLNTTGEDRHVSSVDDVLERMRNADNVMEPGDNAEDREARALLNKFLGASVIMQGVESMLPAGQRQQNRTSSNSNTNNSNSSQAVKTTRITNTYNKTGNTSSSSNNNSNNKRNSSSALVTRTTCDIEEIWDEQILKQLLEQASTYEERRKIRARLRELMAEREEQKNLKASGAKAAAQADEESSSASEYEEIIEEVTDYSDEEEEEEEEAPVKEVKKVAATPPPAKKEEKKESTVKLEQKLAKVEISKEQVDGQQAHKGQQQSATTTERTESKSKDGGSVVTTTTTKVTTRTMSGKNISPLAKFKQLDKAAAQQQAQKTFK from the exons ATGGAATTGGAGTGCGATTTGGCTGGCATACAAAATGAGGAATTGTTGCGTAAAATG tGGCAACAATCGGAGGATAGCGAACGCAAGAAGCAAATTCGCTCGCAACTTTATAAACTACGCGAGACGCGTTTGAGGAATCTTTATCGCCACGAGCCGGACTCTATAGCCTTGACCATTGCCATGTCGGAGCCCAATGGGAATACAATGTCTGGCTTTGCCAAGGATCCGTTGGCCACCAGTCACGGCGACGCTTTGCTCGATCAGAATTTCCAAAGTCTCAAGTCCAAGGAGGTGCGCGATTCGATAAGTCCCACCCATGAGATTAAGTTCCATTCGATGACGCTTACCCAACCCAATACCACGGGCTGGGATGTGCAGACCTTGTCGGAAGTTAGTCCCGATGGACGTGCCTATCGCACCGAGACGCTCGCCAAGACAGACG GCGTGGAGAAGCTGAATGGAGGTGGCATCGCCGAGTTCAAGGGACGCAATGAGCAACTGTCGAGCGCCTCGCATGAGGGCGATGATAAGAACTTTGTGAAGAAGGCCGCCGAGAGCAGCAAGACGCAGCTGCAGGAGAAAGTTGTCTTTGGTGATGAGCAGAATGGACGCACCGAGATTAAGAAGAGCTCAACGTCCACCTCGACATCGAAGTTTGTTAGCTCAAGCAGCTCCACCATGGAGTTCGATGATCAGCCGCGGCCACAGCGTCTCATGGATGCGCAGTCTGTGCagcgtgagcagcagcatcatgaGCATCAGCAGCgcttggagcagcagcgctatGAGCAGGAGCAGCGTCTGCAGGAGCAGCGTCACCAGCAGCTGGTGCAGGAGCAAGTGTtgcgtgagcagcagcagcgtcaccATCAGGAGCAAGTGCAGCGTGAGCAGCGCGAGCAACGCGAGGAGCGCTATACGGAGAATCAAACACGCAATGTGGAGACTCAACAGCACTACGAGGAGAACAAGCGCTATGTGGATATGGACAAGGCTTCGCCCGAGTATCAGCGCCATGTGCAGCATCTGATGGCGCAGCCCGGCGAGATTATATCCAATACGGTGGAGTATCCCAAGCCGAATGTCAAAATGATTACGACAGTCAAGCGTCTGCCCGATGGCACAATTGTTAAGAACAAGCGCTACGAAAcggagcaagtgcagcagccagCGGTGAATGAGCGCCAAACGCACACCCAAagccaaacccaaacccattCCCAGAATCAAGCGCTACGTCAACGCACCCAAGATGTGCTCGACAATGTGGAGCAAGTGCAGCGCGAACAGCGTGAGCATGCCACAAATGTCAAGCAGGAAAGCTTTGTCAAAAAGTCCAGTCGTCGCTACTCCACCGAAACCACTTCGGAAACTGTCGAGCAGCAGTACGACGAGCGTCCGGACTTTGGCACTCATGGTTTTCCCTCTGTCAAGTCGCACAAGCCCACGCAGGAGTTTCCCAGCCAGCGTGCCGGCACGCCCACATCACCACGTCAGCCCAGCCAGGACTTTGGCACGCCCACTTCGCCACGTCAGCCCAGCCAGGACTTTAGCACGCACGGATTTCCCTCGGTGAAGCCACACAAGCCCACGCAGGAGTTTGCCAATCAGCGTGCAGCCAGCGAGGAGCATGTGGTCATCAAAAGCGAGCGCCAGGTAAAgcaaaccagcagcagcaccacacaGCAGCATGAAGTGGAAACGGATTACGATGCGCGTCCAGCGGCGGGCAAGCCCAGCTGGCAGCAGCGTCCAGTCCAGGAGCAAGAGCAGCCACGCAGGCAACATGTGGAGACGCATCATGAGCATCATGTGACGCATGAATCGCGTCCTGCAGCTGGCAAGCCCAGCTGGGAGCAGTCGAGTCCCAGGCGCACAGTGGCGCCCACTATGCACAGCTCgcccaggcagcagcagccggatCAAACGGATAACAAGCGTCGCTCACAGAGCCCACACAAGCCCATGGAGCGTCTGGTGCAAACGCATGTGGAGCGCAAGCCAGCAAGCAAGTCGCCCACCAGCAAATCGCCAACGCGCAAGATAACAAGCAGCACCACTAGcaacaacaccaccaccagcagcagcagcagcatgacaCGTCGCCAGCTGCAAAAGGAACGCGAAGTGGACGCAGCGCATCGTGCCTTTGCCGCTTCGCTGCGCAGCAGCTCGCCAGCCGAGAGCACCACCTCGAATGGCTCCCAGCGCCGCGACAGTGGCCAGCACCACCATCATCATCCGCATCAGCACTCGGAGCCCAGACATACGCCACGGTCCAGCATTTCATCGCATCGCACCTATCGCGCGGGCAGCCATGACAGTCATGCCCCATCCGAGTCCAGTCGCATCAGCAGCACCACTGTCACCCGCAGTACAGCGGCATCGCCAACatcgacaacagcaacaaagtgtGTGGGTAAAACAGTCGTtaccaagcagcaacaacaacatagtGTTGCCAACAAGCAGCGTCAGGTTAAAACCACTAACGATACAAACGATCTTATGCCGCAGCCTTTGCCAGCGAGCACTACTAcgaaagccaacaacaacaacacagcagcagcagcagcaactacaacaagcacaacaacaaccactaaGCATAGCAGCGAGCCACAGTCCAGCACTAAAACCACCGTTataagcagcacaacaaccacaacaagcGAATTGCCCACAG ATAACCAATCACAGTATACGTATGCTACTACTAAGCCCGACGATATATTCTCTTTGcccactactactactattaacAACAACGAACCACTACTAaacactacaacaacaacaacaacaaccaacaccAACGCAACCTCCAACTCCAATGCCCAgccccacaacaacaaaaacgtcgacaacaacaacagcgagttgttaacaaaaacaaagcacagcATTAACGCCGCCAGCACCAAAATCAAcaatacaccaacaacaatagctgctgctattgttgaaCCGCCCTGTGTGCGTAAATCTTACTACAAGCTTGGTCCGTCCGATCAGCAggcagcagacagcagcatcagcagtgTTGCCGAGGCGCCAATAGAAGCTACTGCTGCCAGTGTTG CCACGTCCAAGAAACCCAGCTCACCTGCACCCAAACGCACCACCAGCAACCATAGCAAACCCCAAACACCCGTACATATCTATAAtactgatgatgatgatggtgatcAGGATGCTGATCAGGATAAACCCACACCGGCCAGACGCAGCTCCAAGTCGCCCAGCATTGAGCGACACACGGTCCACAGGGAGACAGCATTTGAAACTGTTAAGCAGCGTGAACCATTGGAAGAGGATTTGCTAAACATTGTGGATCAAATACAGATTGATGAAAGTGAACTCTTGATAAAACGTAAACCTCAGCAGCCAGCGCGTCAAAGTCCCGAAAAGGAGCAGCCGACAAGCTATAAGCCTCAACAGCCTACACGTTCGAGTCCCGAGAAAACTACGCTGCAGGAATTACCAGCTGGGCCAGCTACAAAACCCAAGCAGGCACCACGTCATAGCCCTGAGAAGCAAACAGTGCCAACgagttttattaataaaccaCGTCAAAGTCCAGAAAGGCAAGAAATCCCTCGTCAAAGCCCTGAGAAACAAACAGTGCCAACTAAATTCAACGATAAGCCACGTCAAAGTCCCGAAAAGGAACAATTCCCACGTCAATCTCCAGTGAAGGAACAACCAGCTGCttggcagccacagcaaccaGCTCGTCAGCCTACAGCTGAAGAACCGGAATGGCCACGTCAGAGTCCTGAGTGGGAACTGCCAGCCAAGTCGAAGCAAACACCACGTCAAAGTGCTGAGAAGCAGCTGCCTGAGTCGAAGGATAAACCACGTCAAAGTCCCGAAAAGACTTTGAAACCAACTCCAGCTGTATCTGAGCCAACAACCCATGTAACAGAAGATGCATTCTTTCGCAGCACCCTTAACCAGAAGGTAACCAACAccactaaaaatataaacgaaACCTTTATAACGAACGAACGACAGCCAACTGCAGAGCCCACAAAGCCAAGCAATGTGGATGTGCACGATAAGCCAGAAACACCCGAGCTACCCGATGGTGGTTTCATTTCAAAGAGTCCCGAGCCCGTGGACAATCAGCCTTGTTATCGCAAAAAAGGATTAACACGTCGTGAGACATTCGAGGATCGTTGTCGCAAAATTTTGGGCATGGAAGAAGATGGCGATACGCAGGGAAATTTTACGCAAAAGACgaacgatgacgatgacgatgatgatgatgagaagACAACTGATGATGAAGTGGagcaaactacaacaactataGAGACATTTGAGGTGAAAATTGAGGATTGCcccgatgatgatgatgatgaagataAGCCTACGCGTGTAACCGAAACATTTGTTATTACCAAACCTGTGATCAAAGTGGAGCCAGAGCGCAGTGAGGTGCACATAACGGAAAGCGATGAATTTGAAAGCACTACAAAGAACACAACTAAAAAGCAAGTGGTACAACCAAAGGTTGAGCAACAACCTCGCGAGGAAGCACAAAAACCCTGGCAGCCCAAGGATGATGCAGAGCTAATTATTGTAGAGACGACAAATATAACAAAGCAACCACGTGGACCGAAATCAACTTCGCCGCAGCGCAAAACCTCGTTGCCCAAATCTCCCACAAGACAGACCGATCAGACAATACATTATGTAACCGAAAAGATTATCGATTGTCAGGATAAGAATGTAAGTCCTTCAAAGCAACCATTAAAACCGGACGTTGAAGCTAAATCATCGGTCAAGCCGAAGACAACTGAAACGCCAAAATCAACGACAACGGAGCGACGCAATTCACGCACGTCGACAGCTGCCACTAAAACTAAACCTAACAACAAGGACTCGCCAGTTAAAAGTCCACGCAAAGAGTCCTTGCCTagaacaagcaacaagcgtGATAGTTTGCTAGAGgaaaccacaacaacaacaacaactacgacGACAACTAACAAGCGCAATTCTCTGCCCAAGCAACGCAAGCCCAACGACAGCTCACCCAGCCACATTAAGGAGCGACTACGCTCATCAGCACGCAAGCCCAAGCAGCCACAAGCTGATCAAGTGGACGCCGAGTCCAGTTCCAGTGACACCAGTCCCACTCGTGCGCCCAGCGATTTGTCGCGTCGTCGCTCTAGCAACATCTCCGTGCACACAGAGATTATCATCGATCATGCCACACCCAAGACGCCGTCGCCACGCAGCGAGCgcaagcagccgcagcagccacaagtGTCGCCGCAGGCACGCCGCCAGTTGCCGGTGACAGAGCGCAAGGAGTCGGCACCAGTGCCGCGTGTTACGCGCCGTGACAAGGATAAGGTTACACGCTCGACCAGCGAGCATGTCATCAAGCTGGTCAATGGCAAGCCTGCACCGGAGATGAGCACGCTCAGACCCAATCCAAGCACACGCAGCAATAAGTGCTTTACTAGCAAAAGCATCAAGCTCAGCGAGCAGCTGCTGAACAGCGAGGATGTCATCATTGATATACAACAGGCAAAGAGTTCGCGTGAACCCTCGCCCGATCGCATTGTGCCCACGCCTGTGACCAGCGAGCTGGATGCAGGCCACAAGCCACGTTATCCCGATGTTGTGCAGGAGCCAGAGGATGAGCCACGCAGGCCGCCCGTTATTACCAACATACCCATCTTTGAGGAGCAATCGAACAGCTTCGTTGGCTGCACAATCTCCGAGCTGCGCAGCCATGCCAATGGCATTGATGTGGAGGTGCTGGACAATCCCACAGTGGAGGCGCCACAAAGCTTGGACTatcagcagccagccagcattAGTCACAGCGTGCCCGTGGATGAATGTCTGCTGAGCGTGCATGAGAAGGTGAACAAGTTCACACAGGATGCGGAGCTCATCAAGCAGCCCAAGAGCTCAGCGCCGTTCAGTCGTCAGTTCGATGAGCATGCTCAGGTCTCTGCCAGCGATGAGTGTCTGCTCAGCATCAATCAGAAGGTGGACAAGTTTCTCAAGAGCGCCGAGACCGTTACCAAGCCCATTACACCCACGCGTGACATACAGCGTCCCAGCTTTGAGCAATTGCCCGAGGAGCTGCGTCAGGATGATTGCACGCTCAGTGTTTCTCAAAAGGTGCACAAGTTCATAGACACTGCCGATAAGTTGGCACCCAGTGCACCACAGAAATCTCCACGATTGGTGGCTAACATCGAACGTCATATCTCGCGTCAAAGTGAACCCGAGCTGGACCAAGAGTCCGAGCCGGAGCAACCCATGTATAGCGAGCCCGAGGAGGATGATCTGCTGCCCATGTCCAAGCAGCACACCACTGCCATCGAGCTCAAACGTCAAAAGGACATACTCAATCGTCCATCGGTGTTTAACCAACGCAAACCGTCGCTgcccaaaaccaaaaccatgTCCAGCACCACGCTAATCAATGAGGAGCGCAAGAGCTATCGACAGCAGCCGGGCAGCGCTAATCCTACGACTACGACACGCAAGCCTAAGGATTCGACCGATGCGCAGCCCACACAGCGTGGTGAGGCCATAAGCGAGCAGCAATGGGTGCTGAGTGTGGATGTGGATGAACTAAAGGAAACCAAGTCGAAATCCCCGCAAGCTAAGCCAAGCAAAGTGAAGCCTGCTGACGTTGATGAAGTCAATCCAAAGTCCAAATCACCACTCAGCAGTCGCAAGCAGCCCAAGACTTCGTCTGAACATGAAGAACTCCCACAGCTGGAATCTACTTTTACCACACGCACCACGACAACCAAGTCGAAATCACCGCTTAACGCACGCAAGCAACCGAAGACTCAACCTAGCGATGAAGAGCCCGCTCGCTCGCctacaagcaaatcaaaatcacCTCTAACGAATCGCAAGCCAATTAAACCCAGCTTGGAGTTGGCACCTAGTGATGAAGAATTCGAACAACTGGAATCCACCTATACTACACGCACTACAACAACCAAATCGAAATCACCACTGTCTCCCAACAAGACTCAACCCAGCGATGAGGAACCCACGTTCATTGCAGGGCGTAAGACGAAATCTCCTATGTCTCCTACGAAGACTCAACCCAGTGATGAAGAATCCACGTTTAGCAGACGCACCAAGTCAAAGTCACCCAGCAAGCAGCCCCAGACCCATCCCAGCGATGAAGAATCCACGTTTAGCAGACGCACCAAGTCGAGATCACCGCAACGCAATCAACCCAAGCCAAGCAAAACACCTGAAGCTACACATCCCAGTGATGAAGAATTCGAACAATTGGAAACCAGCTTCATTACACGCACCACAACAAACAAGTCGAAATTAGTGCGCAGTCCTCAAGCTCCaagcgaagaagaagaaacacCGGAACTTAACAACTCGACTACACGTCGATCTTCCAATAAATTGAAATCCGCCACAAATGTGAAGTCGACGCATACGAAAACGAGTGTGGTGAAGAAACAGGATGTTgatgtaaatacatacaattcACGCAGTTCCACCACACCACAGTCCAAGTCTTTATCATCACCCAAATCACCACACAACaatagcacaacaacaactacaacaacaacaatgtctaAAACGAGCACCGAGCACAGCATCAAACCAACTAACCCCAAAACCCACAGCAGCTATGCGCCAGACACTGATAAATGTGTTGAAACAGTTCTAGAGCGCAAAAGTcctagctccagctccagagcagccccagcagcagcacgcagcGTCGCCTCGCGACGTCACATGTTTGAGCAGCCAGCCACAGCAGCTCCAACGGCAGCACCAGCTAACGACAGCAGCAGTCCAAGCAGACGTCCTTCGTATATGGATCATACCAAGTGCTCCTTGGAGCATATGCGACGTGATTCATTGGAATTGAATAAGACGCACTATACGCGTAAGAATTCACTGGAGGACGATGCCAACTGCGAGCCACGCAATCCCAATGCAGCGGTTAAATTCGATGTGCctaggcgcagcagcaacagcaacagcaacaacaacaacaacagcagcagcattgatgCGGATACGGATATTGAGCAAATCTTTGATTTagtgcagctggagcagctgctcgaGACAGTAAGCAGCTACGAGTTGCGTCGACGCATACGCGCGCAAATACGTTTGATTAAAAAGAATATGCTCAATgctggcacaacaacaaccactactacaacgacaacaacaacaatgcgcagcagcaacagcagcacgccAGCTAGGCAGGCAACGCCTGTAGGACGACGTGCTGAGCAAGTGGATACAGGCAAGCCACCGGTGAAGCCACGTGAACGCAGCGCcagtccagcagcagccaaacgtcgcagcagcaacacgccCACTAAGGCAAGCGACAAGCCCAGCACGGGCAGTCCCATTTGGACAGATCGCAGCAAAGTGCTGCGCGCTAGCTCTGGCTCAGTGTCGCCTACGCCACGCAAAGCTTCCaacaccagcaccagcaccagcagcagtagcagcaccAAGCtaacacgcagcagcaacagcaacagcagcagcagcagcactaaaacCATcaccaagagcagcagcaaaccacGTGAGGAGGACTGCATAACCTCCAGCTATGGCGTTGGACCTACAGATGAGCATGGCTTGCCGCTGTTTGGCATACGCGCGCTCAAGAAGAAGACAACACCAGCAGCCAACTGTGAGACAAAGCAAG AAGTCACAGGCTATGTCATCGAGGAGCAGTTCTATGCCGCCGACAATGCCACGCCACGTCATGAGCGCAAGGAGCTCATCTACTCCAGCAATCCCGAGCAACTGTTGtcgctgcaacagcaactgcagcaaactgacagcagcagcaacaacacaacgcTGCAGCGTGAGTTCAAACAAATTGATGCAGCCGATGCCATCAGCACTCCGGAGGTTACAAACTATGTGCGTCGCGGCTCGGTTAAGGAGCTGAGCGAACGCTTCATACGCAAGGAGTCGAATGCCTCCTCCACTAGTTCGTCTCAGCGTCAGGATGAGCCCGAGACCGAGGACAGCGAGTCGACCGAAGTCTGCAGCGTCATTGAGGTGGAGCCGCAGCTGCGTCAGcacaccagcagcaccaccagcactAGCACCCGTACTAGCTCCAGAGCCAACAATACGCGCTCTTTTCTCAACACCACGGGCGAGGATCGTCATGTGAGCAGCGTGGATGATGTGCTCGaacgtatgcgcaatgcggATAATG TTATGGAACCTGGCGATAATGCTGAGGATCGTGAGGCGCGcgctttgcttaataaatttctagGCGCTAGCGTTATAATGCAGGGCGTGGAAAGCATGTTGCCAGCTGGTCAGCGACAGCAGAATagaaccagcagcaacagcaacactaacaacagcaacagcagccaagcg GTGAAAACCACACGCATTACCAATACCTACAATAAAACtggcaacaccagcagcagcagcaacaacaactcgaaCAACAAAAGGAACAGCTCCTCAGCACTAGTTACACGCACAACTTGTGACATCGAGGAGATTTGGGACGAGCAAATACTCAAGCAATTG cTGGAACAGGCCTCCACCTACGAGGAGCGTCGCAAAATTCGGGCACGTCTACGCGAACTTATGGCGGAACGCGAGG agcaaaaaaatttaaaagctagcGGCGCCAAAGCCGCAGCTCAAGCTGACgaagaaagcagcagcgccagtgaATATGAGGAAATTATAGAAGAGGTGACCGACTACAgcgacgaagaagaagaagaagaagaagaggcaCCAGTGAAGGAAGTTAAAAAAGTAGCAGCTACACCGCCGCCCGCTAAAAAGGAGGAGAAAAAGGAGTCAACGGTCAAATTGGAGCAAAAATTGGCCAAAGTTGAAATAAGCAAGGAGCAGGTGGATGGTCAACAGG